A section of the Leptospira barantonii genome encodes:
- a CDS encoding Fur family transcriptional regulator: protein MNREKQEAILNKTEPAVRMEMQTFSEYLQKEGLKITNQRMLVAERIFSLHNHFTAEGLLEEFKDQRDQISKATIYRILSIMVSAGLLQEHNFGKDYKYYEHIIGHKHHDHIICTVCGKIVEFVDERIEQLQEQAAKDNGFKITGHSLNIYGTCNEHSAGR, encoded by the coding sequence ATGAATCGAGAAAAACAAGAAGCCATTCTAAACAAAACGGAACCTGCGGTCCGCATGGAAATGCAGACTTTTTCGGAATACCTTCAGAAAGAAGGTCTGAAAATCACGAACCAGAGAATGCTGGTTGCGGAAAGAATTTTTTCTCTCCACAATCACTTCACTGCAGAAGGACTTTTGGAAGAATTCAAGGATCAAAGAGATCAAATCTCAAAGGCGACGATCTATAGAATTCTTTCGATTATGGTTTCTGCCGGTTTGTTGCAGGAACACAACTTCGGAAAAGATTACAAATATTACGAGCACATCATCGGACACAAACATCACGATCATATCATCTGCACAGTCTGCGGAAAGATCGTAGAATTTGTGGATGAAAGAATCGAACAACTTCAAGAACAAGCCGCAAAAGACAACGGTTTCAAAATTACAGGACATAGCTTAAACATCTATGGAACCTGCAACGAGCATTCTGCCGGTAGATGA